Genomic DNA from Setaria italica strain Yugu1 chromosome V, Setaria_italica_v2.0, whole genome shotgun sequence:
TTAGCTAAGCAAGATAATCTTGATTTTGATACTTATTATGCTTTGatgatggataatattgatgaAGTGACCGACAAGCGGATGGAAGCTTTGGCTAAGATTGAAAGGGATAAAGTTCGAGTGGCTAAAGCATACAATAAAAAAGTTGAAGCCAAAACATTTTAGGTGGGAGATCTGGTTTGGAAAACAATTCTGCCTATAGGGGCTAAGAGTAATGAGTTTGAGAAGTGGTCTTTGAGTTGGGAAGGACCATACAAGATTACAAGTGTGCTCCGTGGAAATTCCTATATGGTGGAAACTTTAAGTGGATTTCAGCTggctagagctctgaatgggaagTACTTGAAGAAGTATCATCCGAGTGTTTGGCAAGACGCATAGAAGCAGTATGGCCGATATATTGACGTATCGCCCTCAGAACAAATGGCCGGTGGAATCCATCGTCCTTAGGTGTATTTCTTGGTACgcaagctttaccaagaaacatgggggcatgtgttgacgcccaaaagtggcagcgcCGCCGATCAGGCTCGAAAGCCAATTTGGTAGGCgaaactggtctgaccggccCCGGTCAAACCGGTCTACCCTAGTCCGAGAAGAAATCAAGAGTCCAGGTTGAATTGGAGTTGAAATGGGATTTTCTTGTgggaaaagacctcccaccctataaatatagaggGTCGTGGCCGATTGAGGGCTAATACCCAATCGTCAAACAAATTTTTTTaccttttatctccaaaccctagcttttccaacccctttgctttcctccttcGTCTTGACGGCGCTTGAGGAAGCTCTGAGTGGCCTGACCGATCTTAGAGCAACCCTAGGCATGCCACCTCCGACGGGGTCCCTCCTGAGGCGGCGACCTTAGGTTTTTGCAGTGGTTCTGTAAgggccggtctgaccggtctgaccggcctagTTCAGCAACGCTGACGAGGTGATTTTTGGTGCATGCGCGAGCAAGCGCAATTCGTGTGTTCACCAGATTTTTGGTGCAGTTCATCAGCATGCAGCATGCTTTTGCTTCATGTCCGGCCTCTGATCCTGTTCGTGATCCTGTTCGTTTGTTTGGCTGGGTCGCGTCGAACACGTCTTGACATCCTCTGGCCGTCCCACTAGAAAATGGTTTCAATCCAAGGTTTGAGGCTCTAGATTGGTATGTTTTGTTATAAATATAGCATACAGGTTGGTTATTAATTTGTACTGGGCCGCGTGATCAGAATTGAGAAATGAGGTTTGGACTGGTTATGGTCCAGACTCCAGATCGAGAACCATATATTAACAGGTTTACTTCCGGCAAACATCGATCAGACACCCTGTAGTGAGACACGTAAACTATTAATATTCCCAAAGCAGGAATATATCAAGCAAGCAAACAACAAGCTCATTACGGAGTCCTGTCCAGTCATCCTTCCAGAACTGCCCAGATGGTGCGCACACGTACGTGGCGCCGTTAATGTAACCACCCATACCTGCCGACCCCAACCATGCACGCACACGTACACCGCTGCCGTGGCCTCCTGACCTCCATCTCAACTCTTAAAAAAAACACCTGAACCCAATCTCCAGTTATAGTATAAATGCCCATCAAGCCTCTCACTTTGCTGCAACACACGGCAATTACAGTTGTTCGAATTCCTACATCCACATCTGATAAAAAAGCAGTAGCCAGAAAGAAACAAGTTGCCGATCGTAGATTGCTGCTAGGATGGAGCACCAGGGGCAGCACGGCCACGCCACCAACCAAGCCAACGAGTACGGCAACCCGGTTGCCGCTGGGCATGGCGCCACCGGCGTGGGTGCTGCCGGCGACCAGGTCCAGCCCATGAGGGACGACCACAAGACCGACGGCCTCCTTCGCCGCTCCGGCAGCTCCAGTTCTAGTTCGGTACGTCTCCGTCGTCTCTATTCGATCACACCCTGTAGTAGTACCTCCCGTGGTGTCTTTCATACATGTGCAAATTTTACTCATCATGGTGGTGTGGTTTGTCAGTCTGAGGATGACGGCatgggcgggaggaggaagaagggcatCAAGGAGAAGATCAAGGAGAAGCTCCCCGGGGGCAACAAGGACAGCACCGGTCAGCAGCACACGAcgaccggcggcgccgtcggccaGCAGGGGCACGCTGGCGCAACCGGCACAGGTGCGCATGGCACGGAGGGCACCGGAGAAAAGAAGGGACTCATGGACAAGATCAAGGAGAAGCTTCCCGGGCAGCACTAAGCTATTTCGTCCATCCCGCGCGCGCTACGAGAACGTGAATGCTAGATGAGCTGGATGCAGGATTGGTTGAAATATCGTACATAGCAATAAATGGTCATCTGACATGACGACATGTGTGGGTTCAATTTGGTTGTTCGGTAATACCGTTGGGTTTGtgacatatataaatatatatatatacatatatcttGTGCATGTTTCTAGTATACTTTTATTTTTGCAGTATTAGAACTTATCTATTCATTAGAAAATAGTGTTAAGAAATGTAAGGGACCATCTGAATTATCTCGATTGAACCAAGTTATCATCCCTCGATCGACCCGGCTTAATCAAAATAATCCAGGTAGTTCTCGGTATGCGCTTTCAGCATCTCGGTATGCGCTTTCAGCATCGCCCGACTTAATCAAAATAATTCAGGTAGTCCTTGGTACGTGCCTCCAGCATCGTCCAAGCACAACTCGCATACCGTTTATATCAAGCACAACTCGCATACCGTTTATATCAAGCACAACTCGCATACCGTTTATATAATTCAGGTTGTGCTTGGGCGATGCTAGATCCAAGCACAACTTGCATACCGTTTATATAATTCAGGTAGTCCATGGTACACGCCTCTCTAGTATCGCCCAAGCACAACTCGCATACCGTTTATAGTTCATAGCGAGGAAAGAAAAAGGTGACACTTTAAAAAGTAAAAAATAATGACATCCGCATTGTGAATAATCCAACCGGTTATTCAAATGACCATTGAAACAGAACGATAAGGTGTAAGACCTATCTGCCTTCTGGGTCGTGAGTGATGGTTACATCATTCAGACTGCAACGCTCAACCAAGGTAGCTGATTCCACCGCTTTAGACACTCTTAGGTTGAAGTACGCCGGATGCTTTGGCTCAGGTAGAACCATACTCTCACTATTTAGCGCAGCAACAACGTCTGACATGGTGGGCCGGTCGTCTGCATTTTCTTGGACACACATTAGTGCAATATTATAGTACCTCCGAGCCTCTGCTGCATGCATCTCCTTGGAAACTGATGCTTCTACAAGCTCAAGCCATCTACCATCCTCCCACAGGTGCCAGGTCTGCAGGAAGTTCATTAAGCCTTCATGATATGTAGGTCTGCCTGCACAATAACTTGGAGAAGTATACTTACATATCCAAGAAGATTAAG
This window encodes:
- the LOC101756646 gene encoding dehydrin DHN3, encoding MEHQGQHGHATNQANEYGNPVAAGHGATGVGAAGDQVQPMRDDHKTDGLLRRSGSSSSSSSEDDGMGGRRKKGIKEKIKEKLPGGNKDSTGQQHTTTGGAVGQQGHAGATGTGAHGTEGTGEKKGLMDKIKEKLPGQH